A region of the Haematobia irritans isolate KBUSLIRL chromosome 5, ASM5000362v1, whole genome shotgun sequence genome:
ggtggattatccaacctcagtaatgctggtgacatttctgagggtttcaaagcttctctaagtggtttcactgcaatgtggaacgccgttcggactcggctgtaaaaaggaggtcccttgtcattgagcttaacatggaatcgggcagcactcagtgataagagagaagttcaccaatgtggtatcacaatggactgaatagtctaagtgagtctgatacatcgggctaccacctaatctaacctaacctaaggtgttGATCGAAATTCGAATTTAACCCTAGACTctatgtatgtaaggcgggcatgctaaccattgcaccactgtgactCCCAGAGTTgggtatttttcgacaaatttaaatCGGGCAGTGCAGCTGCttcaatttctatttattttgctTGCCCCGCTAAACTTACCCGACTAGCTCCTGCCCcgctataccaacattttcaatatgGATACATCataccttagtcgcagagtttctCGATTTGGACCCAAATTGACGAACTCCTAATGCAACTCCTTAATTCGTCATAGCTAATTTTTCAATAACACCCCTTTGGAAGTTTACGTGAGTAAAATTCCACGAACAAGCAACAATAATGAGTGGTACCGTGTAAGAGCATTCGACTTGAAAACGAAGAGTTCCGGCTTCAAGGCTCAGTCTGGGCGATcatcattattatttttaaaaatttgctacGCTTTTTGGACTTTTCTTAGCCACTTGTTCGACTTCTCTAGGACATTAGCGCTTGGTGGGACATTAGTTCCCGAACGGATACAGTAATTCGACAAAAAGATGATATCGCCTATGTAAGTCTTATCTTACATGGCGAAACTACTAAGATACACTTTCGATAAGATATCCGATTTCAAACAACCATTTATTGCTCATGCCAAGAGTGATAGAGCAAAAAAGTGAGTCTGTACGAGTTGATAAAGTCAAAGAACCTCTTCCCTTCCCCCTTCAGAGGTTAGTAGATCTATCAATAAAAACACTTACCTCCTGCAGAATCTCCTTTGCATCAATAGAATAGTCGATTCTAAATTTGGGTAACATCAAAATAACCTCATCATTGGTCATTCTTTGTGACAACTCCATCAAGCTAACCTCctttaattttgtcattaaatCTTTTAAGCCATCCACAGCATCGGGTAAGAGAATCAGCATACTTAAATCGGAATCATTGTAGGGCATTTCCAATATACTAAATTTATGCTCATGAATATAGGCATGATTTAAATGGGTTGTCTGGCGCATATATTGAACTTTAACCGTTTGTTCGGAATCAATTGAAAAATCACCTTCTTTAGTATAGGCCTCATCAAATTTATTCTGCCATTGGCCTTTAAAATGCAGAGCATTCAAGAGCAGCACAAGAGTATCTTCACCCAAAACTTGGGAGGGTATTAGATCTACAATCTTTCCCAAAGTTTTATCTTCAACCCATGAATTTATCAACCCGGCTGCTGCTTCATTATCCGTGAAATCTATAGATTCAGCTCCGGCATAATAATCGCTTTGGATCATCTGCTTATAATCATCTTTGATATTCTTTCCTTCTTTTACATAAATCTTATTGGCCATTTGCAAGAGTTTGGAATCTTTGTATTGATCCAAAATACAATGGAAATTCTTTGCTATCTCAGCGCTGGCGGTTGATCCATATTTCATAGATACAGCTATCTCTTTGGCTGTCTCACCTTCGGCACCTGCCAATGCCAAAGCTATACAGGTTTGTAGCGAGAAAGGTGAGATAATGGTGTTAACTTTGCTATCGCTTAACTTTAGcttttctaaaatttccatTGTAAATTGAAGTCCAccattaacgaaattttcttctagGTCAGCCATTGTCAGGCACTTTTCACTTTCGTTATAGTGGTTTAACCGGTAATTAATCACAGTCTAGCTAGTAGGTAGTGAGATGACGGTGATTCGTTATTGTTAATGGCCTTCTTAGACGCACGCACCGCTACCTTGTTCGTTCACTGTTTGTGTGGGACTGATTGTTTGACAACAAACTTTTGGCCCTCAACCATAATACCTACATATTCAAGTGTGTACGTTCATATGATAAGCAAAAGGCCTTCT
Encoded here:
- the LOC142240341 gene encoding serine protease inhibitor 42Dd-like; the protein is MADLEENFVNGGLQFTMEILEKLKLSDSKVNTIISPFSLQTCIALALAGAEGETAKEIAVSMKYGSTASAEIAKNFHCILDQYKDSKLLQMANKIYVKEGKNIKDDYKQMIQSDYYAGAESIDFTDNEAAAGLINSWVEDKTLGKIVDLIPSQVLGEDTLVLLLNALHFKGQWQNKFDEAYTKEGDFSIDSEQTVKVQYMRQTTHLNHAYIHEHKFSILEMPYNDSDLSMLILLPDAVDGLKDLMTKLKEVSLMELSQRMTNDEVILMLPKFRIDYSIDAKEILQEMGITKAFSNEADFSGMLDPSENMFISNIFHKASIEVNEEGTEAAAATGAVMMARCLMGFEFIADHPFIYYIWNKKNILFAGAFVNASKDL